Part of the Sporomusa termitida genome, CATACAAGCGACTTATCCCGCCCTTCAGAGCGACAAATCTGACAAGGATCAGAATCTGTCAAATCAAAACAAACCGTACAATAACTAACCCGCTCTTTGGCATCGATAATCGCTTGTGACAAAGCAAGTACCTGGCTTTTATCCATTTTCAGCACATGATAGGCAAGGCGGGCCGCAGATTTAGGTCCAATCCCCGGCAAACGGCGAAAATGCTCAATTAACCTGGCAATTGGCGCAATATAGCTCATAAATTAAAACATTCCTGGTGGCAGATTAAGACCGCCGGTTAATTTCCCCATCTCCTGGGCCATCATATCATCTACCTTGGTCATGGCCTCATTAACAGCAGCCGCAACCAAATCCTCCAGCATTTCCACATCCTCAGGGTCAACGGCAGAAGGAGAAATTTTTACAGACTGAATTCTCTTTTCCCCGGTAACTACGACTTTAACTGCGCCACCCCCGGTGGATACTTCGATGGTCCGGGATTTAAGCTCTTCCTGAAGTTTGGCCATATCCCCCTGCAATTTTTGAACCTTTTTCATCATTCCAGCCATATTTCCCATATTTCCAAACATGTGTCAGCCTCCTAATTTTTTTTTTCTTCCTCTATCTTTACTATTGTACCGCCAAACATCATTTGGGCCTGTTTGACAGCCGGGTGATTAATACCAGGATCAGGCTGCACAGCAGTTACCGGCAGTGATGCTTTTGGTTTGGCAGCAGGTGTATCCTGTCCCAGTACACAAATAATTTTTACTTGTTGCCCGGTAACCTGAGCAAGCGCTTTTTCAACGATTGCCCGGTAATCGTCTTTTTCTGTCCGTTCTTTCGGAAAAGTGGCAGAAAAACGTACCGTTGCCTGATTATCAGCAAGAGCTATTAAGTGACCTTGCATCACACAGGCGTGTACCGACCGCTTACCACTAGCTAAGAGTTCTTTGAGCACAGCTGCCCATATCTCATTTAAATTGCTTATATTACCTGCCGCGTCAGAAGGAGGCGGCGGTATAACAGGTTCAGCCCCCACCGGTGGCGCCCCAGCCGGCCGGGGAGATTTCGGAGCCTGCCGGGGCAGCTCAGATGAGCTAGCGACCGGCTTGAGCGGCGTAGGCGGCGCCGGCGCCGGCTGCGGGCTTACATTGGCGGGACTTGCCTCCACCACCGCCGTTTGGTTGGTAAAACGAGACTCGAGCACGGCAATCCGCTCAATTAAAGCAGCAATATCTGTACTTACCGCCCGCCGGCATAATGTAATAAGTGCCATTTCCACAGCAATACGCGGTTCAGCCGCCCATTTTGTCTCGTTCGCGGTCGAATGCAAAAGCTCTAGCATCGCCACTAGTTCCTGATGAGAAAATTTGGCACTTTGGGCAGCTAATACTGATTTATCCTCACTGTACATTTCAATGTTTTCAATAGCGGGAGCAGCTTTAAACAACATCAGGCTGCGGGCATGTAGTGCCATTTCAACAAGCAATTGACGTACATCTTTCCCTAGATTAATAACTTCGTCGAGTTTGAGCAGCAAGCTGTGAGTATCACGTTCAGCTATTGCATCGGTTAGCTGCCACACCCATTCATGGCCAATTAATCCCAGCAATTGTCTAACATGGGCAGCCGTTATCAAACCGCTGCTATCCAAAGCAGCGCATTGATCCAAAATGCTGAGAGCATCACGCAGACCGCCGTCAGCCTGAACGGCAATCAGCTTAAGTGCCTCAGGTTCCACCTGTAAATCAGTGTGTTTTGCAACTAGCGCTAACCGCTGCTCAATTTCTCTTACACCTATGCGGCGGAAATCATAGCGTTGGCAGCGAGAGTGAATTGTCGCGGGAATCTTATGCGGCTCAGTTGTGGCTAGAACAAACACTACGTGGCCAGGCGGTTCCTCCAGCGTCTTCAGCAGCGCATTAAAGGCCTCTGTCGTTAACATATGGACTTCATCAATTATGTATACTTTATAACGCCCGTCTACCGGTGAAAATTTAACTGTTTCTCTGAGATCACGAATTTCGTCAATGCCCCGGTTGGAGGCCGCATCTACCTCAAAAACATCCATTGATGTGCCGGTGGTGATCTTTTCACAATTAGGGCAGGCGTTACAGGGGATAGCGGTAGGGCCCTGTTGACAATTTAGCGACTTCGCCAATATTTTGGCTGTAGTCGTTTTCCCTGTCCCCCGCGGCCCGGCAAACAAATAGGCGTGGGCAATCTTACCGGAGACAATCGCATTTTTCAGAGTTATACTAATATGATCCTGACCGACTAAACTGCCAAAATCCTGCGGTCGCCACTTTCGATACAATGCCACATAAGTCATTCCCACACCTCCTTGCCTTACAAGATTGTTATATTCCACACCAGTAAAATGTTTCCCTTTTTCGGGAAAATAATTAATATAAAAAGCCTGTTAGCGCATCAGTCTGCAAACTTCTTCCTTATTTATATATATAGCAAAAAAGCAGCCCTGCGTTGGCTACTTTCAATAAATCTATAGCTTTCAGTTAGTAAACAAATAGCTTTTGTTTTCCACGACGGGCCATAGCAGCAGCCAGGCACCCTTACGGCACATAAAAATGATCACTTAGCGCTGCTTCCTTCCGGATCTGACGCGGTTCATGAGTTCCTATTGCGTAAGACCCGGCACTGCTGTAGCCCGGCCTAGAAAACAAAAAGCCGTTTTAGGCGGCCTCGCGCTTGTAGAAGTTATGGCGGAGAGAGAGGGATTCGAACCCTCGGTACAGTTTCCCGTACACACGCTTTCCAGGCGTGCTCCTTCAACCACTCGGACATCTCTCCGTGTGCTCTCAACAGAAATTCATTATATACTATTCAACCAGACAATGCAAGCGCCATTTTATTACATATAACAGATATAACAGCATACTGCACAAGATCTAATCAGCCTTTGCCAGATACTTTTTAATTATAACTAGTGCTCAAAGCCTTGTCAAGCTGCTGGCAAAAACGAATTTGAGCAGCTTCTTGTCTAGTTTTTTTAATACAACACCAGTTAGACAAATCTAACGGGGGTAATATCTGCTTAGCAAAAAATCTTATTAATAATTATACTATCCGCAGGATCGCAACTTTCTATTATCTATCTTAACTGCCTATTACCGGCTAAGGCACGAGTAAAGTCCAACCCCTTGCTTAAGGGTTGGACCTTTACACCAAAATTCCAAATACAAAAAGTGCCCAAATTACGCTTGAACTCCACCTTGTTGCCGTTCTGCGATTAAATCTTCCAGACGTTCTTTTTGACGCATCAACTCGTCTATCGGAATTTCACCTACTCCCTGGGCAGTCGCCACTGGAGCAGCCGGCGCCACAATACGCATTGATTGTTCCGACATCAGCTTGTACCCAAATGCCCCAGCAATAGAGCCAACAACCAAACCTATCCAAAAGTCAGTTCTTGTAAACATCTATGTTCACCTCCTTTCCCTCCATCTACCACCGCTTTTTATGAGCCACTAAAATCCGAGCACTATTAAGCACTACCCCAATAGTCGCCGCATTATGAATAAGAGCTGAAATCATCGGATTGGTTCGCCCAATCGCCCCCAGTAACATTGCTGCCGTATTGACAGCAATGGTGGCAGTAAAGTTCTGCTGCACAATCTTCATCGTCTGCTTCCCTAATGCAACTACCTCCGACAGTACCAGCGGATCCTCTGAATTGATAGTAATAGCAGCTGACTCTACAGCAATATCGGTTCGCCGTCCGCCCATAGCTACGCCTACATCGGCAAAGGCCAAAGCAGGAGCATCATTAATGCCATCACCTACCATCAGGACCTGAGACCGCCTCTTTATCCGATTCACCAGCGTTGCTTTGTCCTCCGGCAGAACCTCGGCATAATGAGCGTCAAGATCCAGTGCGGCGGCAACATGTTTTGCTACAGGTTCAGTATCACCGGTAATCATGACAACCTCATCAACCCCCTGGCGCCGCAACTGATTAATTGTCTTTTTCAGATTAGGGCGTATAGGGTCACTGACCACCAGCAGACCCAACAACGCTTGATCTCTCGCCACATAGACCAGATTATAGCCGCATTCTGCCCCTGGATCATCGCCAAAGCCCCGGCCTTCAAGCTTGTACTCCTCCATAAACCGCCAACTGCCAACCAAAATCCGTCCGCCGCGAATATCCTCAAAATCAGGGACTTCAGCCCAAATACCGCGGGCAATGATAGTTTCAGTACTGCTGTGCGGCGGGATCTCCCAGCCTTGTGTTTCCACATGATCCAGGATAGCGCAAGCCAAGGGGTGAGCGGAATGTAATTCCGCCGAAGCGGCCAAAAGCAGCAGCTCCCGCTCAGTAATGCCTGGTGCAGTTTTAACAGCGACAATTTGCGGCTTACCAACAGTAATTGTACCGGTCTTATCCATCACCACCGTATCGATGCCAGCCAAGGCCTCCACATAATTGCCGCCTTTAATCAGTACCCCCCTGCTGGCCGCCCGCCCAATCGCCGCCGAAATAGCAGTGGCGGTAGACAGTTTCAGGCCACAGGAAAAATCAATAAACAGCATATTGAGTACACGCTGCCAGTCCTTGGTAGCCCCATAAACCAAACCGGCGGCAATAAAGGATATGGGTACCAGCATATTGGCCATCCGGTCAGCAAAATTTTGCACCGGCGCCCGGCGGGCCTGCGCCTCTTCCACCATATGCACAATACGTGCTAAGGCCGTATCGTCCCCCATTTTCTCTACCACGATCTCCAGAAAACCATTTTGAAGTACAGTGCCGGCATAAACATAATCACCGGCATTTTTTTCGGCAGGTATGTATTCACCGGTAATTGATGATTGGTCTACAGCTGCTGCCCCGGATAACACCCGGCCGTCAACACAAATTTTTTCTCCGAGATGTACACCAACCCGGTCTCCCGGCTTGAGGCTTTCCACGGCCACACGGACTTCATGGCCGTCTTCCTCGATCTTCCAGATATATTGCTGATCAAGCCGCAAGAGTGTGGAAATATGCTTACGGGCCCTCTCCGCAGTATAAGTAGTCAGCATCTCGGCAAAATTAGAAAGAGCCAGGAGCGTCAGGCTCGATTCGGGTTTTCCGCCTAAAATCGAGGCCATTACTGCAGTTGTCGTCAGCGTGTCAGCATTAGGCTGCCGTTCAACCAACAAGCTGCGCACCCCGCTGGCAATAAATTTCCGGGCTACAAAAAGAACAAAGGCACTACGCCCCCAATAAACAGCAGTGAAGGCTGCCGGCATAGCCATACGCAGCAATTGCAGCCCCACCAGACCGGCGCCTGCCAGTATTGCGTCCCGGCGATATTCAATGAACGAAGTATTTTCCTCGCCATTATACTGCTTAACGGCGACAGCCTGAACCGGACGATCCGGACGACCTGCATTCTGAATTTTTGCCACTATAGCCGACATATCTAACTGCCCGGCAAAATATACAGTCAGCTTGCCAGTGTCACCAACAAAGGCACTTCTAACAGCCGGGATTTTCCGTATACTAATCTCCAAAAGTGTTTTTTGTTGTGCAGATAAAGCCTTATTTACAGGCAAAGTAACATATCGGTATCCCATCAGTGACGTCCTCTCAGCAGAGAGTAGGCCCACCATATCATCTGTGGTCCTGATGGACGCTGGCCAAGATTCCATATTTTGGCCCCTCCGCGCACTAGCATCAATAACGCCATAATTGTACGCAAATCCAAGGTACTTGCGGTATTCTGAAATATTGTACGGTTCATTCGCCGGAAAAAACGTTGAATCTCCATGCCAATCCTGCCATAATCGGATCGTGGCCCCGGCAGCCTGTGCAGTTGCTCAAGGTACTCCATCACTAGGTCAAGGTGTTCCTCCGGTAATGTGTATTCTACAAGCAGACTGCCTGTTTCCGGGCTTACCTTAACCTGGGAAATTCCCTGGATACCGGCTAAATGGCGCTGCCATTCCAACCCCAGCTCCTTGTTTTGCAGCAGATCCTCATGCTGATACCGCCGCCGGCCTGGCAAAGCATGCACTAAAGAAAAGCCGTCTCTACGCAGCAGTTGATGGAGCTGACGTCCGGCAGAAATACCTAAAGCTAATCCGGTAAGATAAGTCATTTTGCATCACCTTCCATATTGTTCAGCAACTAGTTTCTCTATATCGCGCAGCAGCGGGTTTTGGGAAATATCTTCAGGAGAATAATGGATAAGGAGTGAACCAGTAGCAGCATTAACAGTGAAAGATTTAATTTCCGGTATTGCTTCCAGATGTTCGCTTACCTGCCGGGCTACCGCCTGATTATTCAGCAGGTGCTGTGAGAACAAACGAACACGGCCGGGCATATAATGTAAGACTTGAGTCTGCTGTAAAAAAAATTTCACTTTTGTTGATGAATTAACAACCAGGGAAGCTAGGTCCATCTCATGTCTCTCCTTGTGCAAATAATGGGTAAACTGCCTGCGATGCTGCCATGTATGAATAGTCGCCAGCAGGACAAAGCCTACTCCGAGCCACCAATGAACCCGTTTGTTAAGCGGCAGAGTAAGAATGCTCCCTAATAACGACACTACCAATCCTAAATTTATTCTTCCATGGCATAAACTCATCACATCAGCTCCTTTACCTTAGAAATGAACATCATTATCAATTAAATATTATAATTATCATACTATTGATACCAATTGATGTCAATATATTTGCCAAATTATGCTTTTAGCCCCTTGCCCACGCAAAAGCCCCCGACCTCAACGGCGGGGGCTTTGTCTTACATGGGTTACTCTTCTTGCTTGTGACAGCTGGATCCGCAGCCACCAGAGCAATGGCATTGCGATTTGCCTTGTACTTCACGCCAAACTAATCTAGCTATATAACCAACCGCAACCAAACCAATCACAACTAAAGCTATCGTATCCATCTTGTTCACTCCTTTTGTCTTAATACCCCATTAAGGTTCCAATTTGATATACCAGGAAGGACATTATCCAAGCCAGGGCCGTCGTGTAAACGCAGGCGAAGGCCGGCCATTTCCAGGAATTGGATTCCCGCTTGATAACCGCTAACGCGGCCAGACAAGGCGAGTAGATAAGCACAAACACCATCAGCGAATAAGCAACTAACGGAGTAAAGTTGGGATCGTCAGCCAGTGCTTGCTGCAGGGCAACCGAACCTTCGTCTTCTGTACCAAGATTATAAATGGTACCCATTGTACTAACCAAAACCTCTTTGGCCGCAAAGGAGGCCACTAAACCAATACCTGACTTCCAGTCAAACCCTAGCGGTTGAATTGCCGGCTCAATAAATTTACCTATCTGCCCGGCATAACTGTGTTCCAGCTTTTCATGGGCCTGCTCGCTCTCATAAGCGGCAAGTTGCTCATCACTTTCACCTTTAAGCTCTAAGTAACGGGCAGCCAGTGGATACAATTCAGGATTAGTCGTTTCCAGCTCTTTGACTTTGGCATCTTTTTCAGCTGTCAACGCTGCTAGTTCCGCACTTTCTTCCTCTAGTTCTTCACTTTCTGCGGCAAACTCCTCATCAATTGCCGTCAAATCGGCAATTAACACTTCCAGATCTTTATTATCTTCAATTGCCCCAATATTTAACGGCTTAACAATCTCCTCGTCGACTTGCTGACTAAAGCTGGCTTCAGCCTGGGCAGCCAAGGCTTCATAGTCTTTGCTGAAATCAACCTGACTCGGATAATTAACCATAAACCAAACCAGGATAGAAACAGCCAGAATTATCGTACCGGCTTTTTTCAGGTAGAGTACACTACGCTCCCACATATGCATCAGAATGGATTGTATCGTCGGTATACGGTAAGGCGGCAACTCCATAACAAAAGGCTCCGGCTCGCCGGTAAAGAGCACACTCCGGAAAATACGCGCCATAACGATAGCCAGAAATATACCTAATATATAGATGGAAAACAGAACTGTACCGGCAATACTTTCATGGAAGAAAGCAGCAATAAGCAGGGTATAGACCGGCAATCTCGCACTACAGCTCATAAGTGGTGTTACTAAGATTGTAACCAGACGGTCACGCGGGTTCTCGAGAGTTCGCGTACCCATAATTGCCGGTACACTGCAGCCAAACCCTAGCAACAGCGGGATAAATGACTTACCATGCAATCCCACCGCATGCATAACTCTATCCATGATAAATGCAGCCCTGGCCATATAGCCGGTATCTTCAAGCACTGCGATACCTAGAAACAGTATGATAATATTAGGCAAAAATGAGATAACCCCACCAACACCGCCGATTATCCCGTCAACCACCAGCGATCTCAGATCACCTTCAGGCATTGTTTGTCCAGCCCAATTGCCCAAAGCTCCCATACCCTGTTCAATCCAGTCCTGCGGATAGGCACCTGCAGCAAACACAAAATTAAATAATAACCACATAAGTCCAAGGAATACGGGTAACCCAAGCATACGATTTGTTAAAACTCTATCGATTTTATCAGAGGCAGTTAAAACCCCCTCACGTTTGGAAGTAATAACCTGCTGGCTCAGCGTGCCAACAAACTGATATCTGAGATTGGCAATAGCCAGTTCCGGATCCATGCCGGCAGAATCCTGCAAGCTTTTCCGGGCCGCATCAACAGCAGTTAAAACCCGGGCACCTTCAGCCAATCCCTTTACTGCATTAACGATCTCGGTATCGTTTTCCAGCAGCTTCAGGGCCAGCCAGCGCTGAGGATACCGCAGTTCATGCTTTACTTCGACCAATAAATTACTGATTTCAGTTATTTTGCTCTCGACGTAATCACCGTAATTAATAACAAACGTTTTTTGTGTTTTATCGCCCGCTACTTTTACAGCAGCTGCCAAAAGATCATCCAAGCCAGTGTGACGGTTGCCAATTGTGCGGACTACCGGCACTCCCAGTTTTTCGGATAACACTTTTTCGTCAATTTTTGTGCCTATGCTTTCTGCAACATCAACCATGTTAAGGGCAACTACCATTGGCCGTTCCAGTTCCAGCAATTGTACTGCCAGGTATAAATTACGTTCCAGATTACCGGCATCCAGGATATCGACAATAACATCAGGTTTATCCTGCACGATAAAATTGCGGGCCACCAGTTCATCCAGTGAGTGAGCAGTCAGGCTGTATGTTCCTGGCAAATCAACCACCAATAATTCATGATTTTTAAACTTTCGGTACCCTTCACGTTTTTCAACAGTTACCCCGGGATAGTTGCCAACATGCTGTCTGGCCCCGGTAACACTGTTGAAGATCGTTGTTTTGCCTGAATTGGGGTTGCCAGCCAGAGCAATGCTCACTTTAGTATTTTCCAACGTAAAAATCCTCCTTCTTCCTGCTCCCTATTTTACTGTAATGTTGCAAGCCAGGGAATTGTTTAGCATAATTCGACTGCCTCGAACTTTAACAATGACAGATTCATTGGTACGGCTTAGTACACAGACCGGTGTTCCCGGTGTAAATCCCAGATCGGTAAGGCGCGAGCGTACTTCCCGCGGGCCGCCCAGTGCAGCTACGACCATCAACTGGCTTGGAACAGCATTATGGATCGGCATATCTCACCACTCCCTACTCATTCAGCTTAATTTCAATATTTTTGGCTTCGACCTTACGCAGCGAAAGGTTAAAACCCATTACCTTGACTTCCATCGGATCGCCAAGCGGAGCATATTTTTGCACCTCTACTTTTGAGCCGGGTACTACCCCCATGTCAATAATACGGCGTTGGACAGGTCCATTACCATGGATCTTCGCAACTGTCCCCCGATCTCCAGGCGATAATTCACTTAATAATTTAACCATTTCTGATTCCTCCCCATTACTTTAACCTATCACCAGCACTCTGGCGTTATCTGGCTGATGAACTATATCGTGACATTAATAATCATTATCACCATAATAACACATATCGGTTAAGAAAACTATAGTACACCCCGTTTTTTTACAAGTTCGAATTCAGTTTCCTGCAAACTCGGGATATTCCGGAAATACGAAGTATAATCCTGAGCATAGCAAATTATTTTTAATATTTGGCCGGAAGCAATGACCATCTCGAGAATTTTTCTGTAGACAGGCGCACTTTTACAATGCAGTGCATTTCCACAGGCAAAATCAAAAACAATACTTGGGGGTTGATTTTGCAGTATCCCCTCTATTGCTTTTGTCAAATCGGCAAAGTCAACTGGCGCAAAATCACGTAAAGTAGTAATTCTAACAATATTCGCATCATTATCTACAGCAAACGCCATTTTGGCAGTCAAAGGTTTTTCATTGGCATTCATGACTACAGGCTCAGAGACAACAGAACTTATTCCACCGGTCGTTGCGCCTAACAGCTCATTAATGATCGACAGCAGCTTTTCCTCTGTAAACGGCTTCAAAATATAACCTTTCGCCCCGTGTTGCAACGCATCAAACACCTTATGTTTTTGGCCCAGGGCACTCACCATAACAACTCTGGCCCCTGGATCAAACGCTGTAATTTGCTCCAAAGCACCAATTCCATCCACGCCAGGCATAGTGATATCCATCGTTACCAGGTCTGGAAGATGCTTTTTGTACGCCGCAACTGCCTGTTCGCCAGTTGCAGCTTCCTCTACCACCACATGACCGGCTCTGATTAAAAACGTTCCAATTGTTTTCCGCATCATTAAGGCATCGTCAACAACTAACACCCGCGCCATTTTCCTCGCCACCTTTCACCATAAATGCGATTAAGCTTAGCTGCATTTCTCCCAAGGCAGTTAATAGCTTCCAGGAATAAATAACTGCTTCTCTATATTTAGCGGTAGCGCCTTCTGCCCAAATGGTCACCGGCGTACCAATATCTATCGCTTGTTGCCAGTCAGGCAGCTGCAACAGTGAATTGCCGACGGCAGTATTAAAAAACTCAGAGAAGGCACTTTCTAACCAGATACCCTCATAACCATCCGCAGCCAGATCTTGTAAGTAATACCTGGCAAGCTGTTTAACTAATTCCTCATTAGCACTGATCATGAGCCGGCCTAAAAAAGCCCCCTTGACATCAATAAAGGTGGAAATATCATGCATGCTGACTATCCCGGAGCTTGCTTCTTCTTGGTGGATTTCCCGTACTTGAATCCCAAATTCTCCATTTAAAAGCGTTCTGGCCTGCTGCATAACCTGTCCACCAAAACGGGAAACATCAAACCAATCTTTATGTTCATCAGCCGACAGCGGCAGGCTAAAGATAAATTGTGTCCCTTTTCCCACTTCTGTCAACACTTCAATAGATCCACCGAGTTTTTCAATCTCGTATTTGACGGCAGACAAGCCCACGCCCCGGCCAGATAGTTCACCGGCAGTTGCCACACTGGAAAATCCATCGCCGAAAATGAGTTGCACAACTTCAGCATCTGTTAGACTGCAAGCCGCCGTTTCAGTACATATCCCTTTAGTAACGGCAAGTTGCCTAATAATGGTTTCGTCAATGCCTCTGCCATCATCAGCAATTGTCACCACCAGATTCGCACCAGCCTCTTGCAAATCGCAGCGAATATAGCCGGCAATTTCTTTACCTGCCGCCAGCCGTTCGTCCGGCGTCTCCAGGCCGTGTGCTACTGCATTCCGGAAAACATGGACAAGCGATTTAGTAAAATCATGGTATTTTACCGGATCTACCAAAGTTTTTGTCCCTGATATTACTAGCGGTTTGATCTCTTTACCTTGATTTAAGGCAACATTGGCAATGTATTCGGGGAACATGCCCAGCAAATCTGCAAAGGGTTTGTATCGCAGGCGCTGCAGCTCGGCAATAAGGATTCGGGCCTGACCAGGCGAAAGCAAACGCTGAACCTTATCCTCTAATTGGCGTAGCTTGCAGCTCTCTATAACAATCGTCTCATCCTGTAAGAAAAACTGATCCCCTAAAATCCGCCGCAGCTGTGTCAGTTCTTGCTCCAGCCAACTATACAACACCTCCGGCGGGTAAGCGGTAAAGCATGCCACCAGCTCCTGCTGCTCAATGCCAGCAGCCGCCTTGTCCCGCAATTTGGCTAAATCCGACTCCAATTCATGCAGGCCTGCAGCCACACGGCACATCCCTAACTGGCCTAACGTACCTTTCCAGGTATGGACAGCCCGAAAAACCGTATTTATTTTATGTACTGCCGATTCTTGTCCAGCCAAAAGCTCTGGCAGTTCCTGCCGGCAGAACACCTCATATTCTTGCATTGCTTTGTTAAACTCTTGGTAGTGCGTAACAGCCCGCACCACCATCGACAAAACATTTTTCTCTTCCTGGATCTTTTTCTCCATGTCCCGCTGCTGGGTAATATCTGTCAGAACCAATAATATTTCCTTACGCTCCGGCTCAACGGGATGATTAATCAGCTTATAGGTTATCTGTATATAGTTATCAGCAAATTGCAGTTCATCTGGCAGCAAGGAAAAATAATTATCCCGGAGAAACACATTTTCTTCCTGGAAAATCTTCTTAAATAATGCCTCTAAAAAAACCTGCTGCCCTTTATCGTCCGGATATAATAACGCCGGGACCGGTTCTGCCTGTATCTCCTGGTTAAAGATCACCACACACTCCGCGCTATACTCACCGGCTACTTTTAAGTCTTCACCAAAGGAAAGAAAACCCTGTCCCGCATTATCTAATAAATTACGTACTTTTGCTACTGCCTCTGTTAAAGCCAGTGTCCGGCCCTGCAATTGATGTTGCACTATCAGCTGCGCCGCATTTACCGCTTCTAACTCTTTTTTCTGCAATTGAATCTCAGCCTGCGATTGTTCAAGATCAC contains:
- a CDS encoding response regulator, giving the protein MARVLVVDDALMMRKTIGTFLIRAGHVVVEEAATGEQAVAAYKKHLPDLVTMDITMPGVDGIGALEQITAFDPGARVVMVSALGQKHKVFDALQHGAKGYILKPFTEEKLLSIINELLGATTGGISSVVSEPVVMNANEKPLTAKMAFAVDNDANIVRITTLRDFAPVDFADLTKAIEGILQNQPPSIVFDFACGNALHCKSAPVYRKILEMVIASGQILKIICYAQDYTSYFRNIPSLQETEFELVKKRGVL
- a CDS encoding ATP-binding protein, translating into MTIKTRLLVISLFFGLLPIVIMVVAGNQAGLNTNREFQNTMAIALMVTVLVGLLLPGLIRYWFFSNQIQKMKEFCQQVKTGRYDVLLSVPAERNTEDNENELVDLMRDMNWMVHRIKVHESELKQVVSDLEQSQAEIQLQKKELEAVNAAQLIVQHQLQGRTLALTEAVAKVRNLLDNAGQGFLSFGEDLKVAGEYSAECVVIFNQEIQAEPVPALLYPDDKGQQVFLEALFKKIFQEENVFLRDNYFSLLPDELQFADNYIQITYKLINHPVEPERKEILLVLTDITQQRDMEKKIQEEKNVLSMVVRAVTHYQEFNKAMQEYEVFCRQELPELLAGQESAVHKINTVFRAVHTWKGTLGQLGMCRVAAGLHELESDLAKLRDKAAAGIEQQELVACFTAYPPEVLYSWLEQELTQLRRILGDQFFLQDETIVIESCKLRQLEDKVQRLLSPGQARILIAELQRLRYKPFADLLGMFPEYIANVALNQGKEIKPLVISGTKTLVDPVKYHDFTKSLVHVFRNAVAHGLETPDERLAAGKEIAGYIRCDLQEAGANLVVTIADDGRGIDETIIRQLAVTKGICTETAACSLTDAEVVQLIFGDGFSSVATAGELSGRGVGLSAVKYEIEKLGGSIEVLTEVGKGTQFIFSLPLSADEHKDWFDVSRFGGQVMQQARTLLNGEFGIQVREIHQEEASSGIVSMHDISTFIDVKGAFLGRLMISANEELVKQLARYYLQDLAADGYEGIWLESAFSEFFNTAVGNSLLQLPDWQQAIDIGTPVTIWAEGATAKYREAVIYSWKLLTALGEMQLSLIAFMVKGGEENGAGVSC